From the Desulfobacterales bacterium genome, one window contains:
- a CDS encoding polysaccharide export protein: MAKIKEFRQSSDAIATPSTSARENLNYTREYTVEEYLKLFPEAGDLSSLQYKVGPNDELNITVYDEPDLSSRVTRVSADGELTFPLIGRLKVRGLTTGRIEDLITEKLAEGQFLLDAQVSVMLTEFGSKTYKVLGAVGQAGIHPLNRGEQLLDGLIKAGGTDFELAGNEAMIIRTQGPGTSSGKKVVITFELNKLLRGNDRISNIPLMPDDTIFIPRAAQFYIIGESNGTGAFKFSKKDMTVAEAIAAAGGFTKIAARKRVRILRVDKDGEKIITVNVDAVTRGGRRSEDIIIQPGDIIIVPESYF; encoded by the coding sequence TTGGCCAAGATAAAAGAGTTCAGACAGTCAAGCGATGCGATTGCCACCCCAAGTACTTCGGCCCGGGAAAACTTGAACTATACCCGGGAATACACGGTTGAGGAGTATCTGAAACTCTTTCCGGAAGCCGGTGATTTAAGCTCCCTGCAATACAAGGTCGGCCCCAACGATGAGTTGAATATCACGGTTTATGATGAACCAGACCTGAGCAGCAGGGTTACCAGGGTTTCCGCGGACGGCGAACTCACCTTTCCTTTGATCGGCCGGCTCAAGGTCAGGGGGCTGACCACCGGCCGGATCGAGGACCTGATTACCGAAAAGTTGGCAGAAGGTCAGTTTCTCCTTGATGCCCAGGTCAGCGTGATGCTGACCGAGTTCGGCAGCAAGACCTATAAGGTCCTGGGCGCGGTGGGCCAGGCGGGGATCCATCCCTTGAATCGCGGAGAGCAGTTGCTGGACGGTCTGATCAAGGCCGGGGGAACTGATTTTGAGCTTGCGGGTAACGAGGCGATGATTATCAGAACCCAGGGGCCCGGCACTTCTTCGGGCAAAAAGGTGGTCATTACCTTTGAGCTGAACAAGCTGCTGCGCGGCAACGACCGGATCTCCAACATCCCCCTGATGCCAGATGACACCATCTTCATTCCCCGGGCGGCCCAATTCTATATTATCGGGGAATCAAACGGGACCGGGGCCTTCAAGTTTTCCAAAAAGGACATGACCGTGGCCGAGGCCATTGCCGCGGCCGGTGGATTCACCAAGATCGCGGCCCGCAAACGGGTCAGGATCCTGCGGGTTGATAAGGACGGCGAGAAAATCATTACCGTCAATGTCGATGCGGTGACCAGGGGCGGCAGAAGGAGCGAGGATATCATCATCCAGCCCGGCGACATCATCATCGTTCCGGAAAGCTATTTTTAA